The Myxococcus virescens region TCTCCGTGGGCATGTAGCCAGTCTCTTCGAGCAGCGGCAGATAGATGTAGGACTCCACATCGCAAGCGGCACCTGGATAGCGGTTCCAATACCAGGTGCCACCGAAGTCGCCGCCCTTCTCGACGATGCGGATGGAGTCCACGCCCGCCTGACGCAGCCGCGCGGCCGACAACATGCCGCCAAACCCACCTCCGACAATCAAGACGTCTAGCGTTTCCGCCAGCGCCGGACGTGTGAAGCCAGGCTCGACATAAGGGTCCTTGTCGAAGTCCGCGAAGACGCCCTTCAAAGGGATGTACTGCGTATTGCCGTCGGGCCGCAGCCGCTTCTCACGCTCGAGGCGGTACTTCTCCTTCAAGGCTTCCGGAGAAAAAGCGCGCCCCTCCTGCTTTGTCGCAGTCATCCGCACATATCCTTTCGAGTTGGAAGCCACGCACGACGTACACAGTCGTTTACTTGCATAGACATAACTCAGTCGGAATTATAAGTAAACCCAGATGCCCTTGACCCGACCGCCCACTGCAAAGCCAGCCGTCCGGCAAAGAGACTCCGAGCGCACACGCACCTCCCTGATGACCGCCGCGCGGGCCCTCTTCTCCTCACAGGGCTTCGCCAACACGGGGGTGCGGGACATCGCGGCGCTGGCCGGAGTCAACTCCTCGCTCGTGGGCCGCTACTTCGGCTCCAAGCAGGGGCTGTACCGGGAGACGCTGGCACAGGTGCTCGATATCGGCCCGCTGCTCCAGATAGAGAGGCGCCAGTTTGGAGAGACGGTGGTGTCCCTCTTCCTGGGCGCACACGACGCCTCGGGTCCGTTGGCGATGCTCATCCTGTCGGCGTCCGACCCCGAAGCCCACGCAATCAGCGTCGAATTGCTCCAGAAGCAGGTCATCGCCCCCCTGGCCCGCTGGCTGGGCGCTCCGGATGGCGAGGGGCGCGCGGCCCGGCTCAACATCCTCTGGAATGGCCTGCTCGTCAGCGGGCGGCTGCTGCCCATCCAACGGCTCTCAGAGGGGCTCGACACGTCCACCCAGCGTTGGCTGGCGGCCGCAATCCAGTCAGTCATTGACGAAGGCGCGACCTGAGGACGCGGCGGTCCTGTCATGGCAGCGGGCGCATGTCCGCCCCATCGGCTACCGTCGTTGTCCTTCGAGCTTCGTTCCATGCCCTGGAGTCGTTCATGTCGCCACCCCGCACACTCGCGCCTCTCCTCGTCCTGCTCCTATTGACCGCCTGTGGGGACGACCCCACGCCCACGCCCGCGGACAGTGGCGTCGTCGTCGACGCCGGAAACAATCCCGACGCTGGGACGGACTCCGATGCGGGCACCGATTCCGATGCGGGGGCGGACGCCGGACAGGATGCGCCGCCCGGCATCACCACCGAGGCCCTGCCGGAAGGCACCGTGGGCCGGGCGTACACGACGACGCTGGCCGCTGCGGGTGGCACCGCACCCCTGACCTGGAGCATCACGGCGGGGACGGCGCCGGCGGGCCTCACGCTGTCCGCCGCGGGCACACTCAGCGGCACGCCCGCCCAGGTGGCCGCCAGCACCTTCACCGTCACGGTGGAGGATGCGAATGGCCAGACGGATACCCAGGAGCTGACGCTCTCCGTGAGCGCGCCGGGCGCCCCCGTGTTCACCGCGGGCCAGTGGAACCTCACCTACTTCGGCTCGGATTCGCGAGGCCCGTCGAATTCCTCGTCGGATGGCGGTACGTCCGACGACCTGCAGATTGCCGGTGCGCGCGACATCATGCTCGCGGCGGGCGCCAACCTGTGGGCCATGGTGGAGATGGTGGATACCGCCGACTTCGACCTGCTCAAGGCCCAGCTCCCCGGCTTCGACGGCTTCCTCTCC contains the following coding sequences:
- a CDS encoding TetR family transcriptional regulator — protein: MTAARALFSSQGFANTGVRDIAALAGVNSSLVGRYFGSKQGLYRETLAQVLDIGPLLQIERRQFGETVVSLFLGAHDASGPLAMLILSASDPEAHAISVELLQKQVIAPLARWLGAPDGEGRAARLNILWNGLLVSGRLLPIQRLSEGLDTSTQRWLAAAIQSVIDEGAT